One Cervus canadensis isolate Bull #8, Minnesota chromosome 1, ASM1932006v1, whole genome shotgun sequence genomic window carries:
- the DEPDC5 gene encoding GATOR complex protein DEPDC5 isoform X10, whose protein sequence is MRTTKVYKLVIHKKGFGGSDDELVVNPKVFPHIKLGDIVEIAHPNDEYSPLLLQVKSLKEDLQKETISVDQTVTQVFRLRPYQDVYVNVVDPKDVTLDLVELTFKDQYIGRGDMWRLKKSLVSTCAYITQKVEFAGIRAQAGELWVKNEKVMCGYISEDTRVVFRSTSAMVYIFIQMSCEMWDFDIYGDLYFEKAVNGFLADLFTKWKEKNCSHEVTVVLFSRTFYDAKSLDEFPEINRASIRQDHKGRFYEDFYKVVVQNERREEWTSLLVTIKKLFIQYPVLVRLEQAEGFPQGDNSTSAQGNYLEAINLSFNVFDKHYINRNFDRTGQMSVVITPGVGVFEVDRLLMILTKQRMIDNGIGVDLVCMGEQPLHAVPLFKLHNRSAPHDSRLGDDYNIPHWINHSFYTSKSQLFCNSFTPRIKLAGKKPTSEKAKNGRDTSLGTPKESENALPIQVDYDAYDAQVFRLPGPSRAQRLATCRSVRERESHSRKSASSCDVSSSPSLPGRTLPTEEVRSQASDDSSLGRSANILVIPHPHLHQYEVSSSLGYTSTRDVLENMMEPPQRDSSAPGRFHVGSAESMLHVRPGGYTPQRALINPFAPSRMPMKLTSNRRRWMHTFPVGPSGEAIQIHHQTRQNMAELQGSGQRDLTHSSAELLELAYHEAAGRHSTSRQPGDSTSFLSFAGTEELSVSLLSGSGAGVNPRTQNKDSPEDSVSTSPDPRPTERLHGGLLRSPPRG, encoded by the exons ATGAGAACAACAAAGGTCTACAAACTCGTCATCCACAAGAAGGGCTTCGGGGGCAGTG ACGATGAGCTAGTCGTGAACCCCAAAGTATTTCCACACATCAAGCTTGGAGACATCGTGGAGATTGCCCACCCCAACGATGAGTACAG cccTCTGCTTTTGCAGGTCAAGTCACTTAAGGAGGATTTGCAGAAAG aAACTATCAGTGTGGACCAGACGGTGACTCAGGTGTTCCGGCTAAGACCTTATCAGGATGTGTATGTGAATGTTGTAGACCCTAAG GATGTGACCCTTGACCTTGTGGAATTAACCTTTAAGGATCAATATATTGGCCGTGGGGATATGTGGCGACTAAAGAAAAGTTTG GTCAGCACATGTGCCTATATCACTCAGAAGGTGGAATTTGCAGGCATCAG GGCACAGGCTGGTGAGCTCTGGGTCAAGAATGAGAAGGTCATGTGTGGTTATATCAGCGAAGATACCAGG gTGGTGTTCCGTTCTACGTCGGCTATGGTTTACATATTTATTCAGATGAGCTGTGAAATGTGGGATTTTGATATTTATG GGGATCTGTATTTTGAGAAAGCTGTGAATGGTTTCCTTGCTGATCTCTTCACCAAGTGGAAG GAGAagaactgcagtcatgaagtgaCAGTGGTCCTGTTTTCTAGGACTTTTTATGATGCAAAATCTCTTG aTGAATTTCCTGAAATAAACCGAGCCTCAATTAGGCAGGATCACAAGGGGCGATTCTATGAAGACTTTTACAA GGTGGTGGTGCAGAACGAGAGGAGGGAAGAGTGGACCTCACTCCTCGTGACCATCAAAAAGCTCTTCATCCAGTACCCGGTGCTGGTGCGGCTGGAACAGGCAG AGGGCTTTCCTCAAGGAGACAATTCTACCTCAGCACAAGGAAATTACCTAGAGGCCATCAACCTGTCCTTCAACG TGTTTGACAAGCACTATATCAACCGCAACTTTGACCGAACCGGGCAGATGTCGGTGGTGATCACACCCGGGGTGGGCGTGTTCGAAGTGGACCGGCTGCTCATGATCCTGACCAAGCAGCGGATGATAGATAACG GAATCGGTGTGGACCTGGTGTGCATGGGGGAGCAGCCGCTGCACGCGGTCCCGTTGTTCAAG CTGCACAATCGGAGTGCCCCTCATGACTCCCGTCTGGGCGATGACTACAACATCCCTCACTGGATAAACCACAG TTTCTACACATCCAAAAGCCAGCTCTTTTGTAATAGTTTCACTCCACGAATTAAACTGGCAGGAAAGAAG CCCACCTCTGAGAAAGCAAAAAACGGCCGTGATACAT CTCTCGGGACCCCCAAAGAATCCGAGAACGCCCTTCCCATCCAGGTGGATTACGATGCTTACGACGCACAAGTCTTCAGGCTCCCGGGTCCCTCCCGGGCTCAGCGCCTCGCCACCTGCAG GTCTGTGCGAGAGCGGGAGAGTCACAGCCGGAAGAGCGCCAGCTCCTGTGACGTTTCGTCCAGCCCTTCGCTGCCCGGCCGGACGCTGCCCACAGAGGAGGTGAGGAGCCAGGCTTCCGACGACAGCTCGCTGGGCAGGAGCGCCAACATCCTGGTGatccctcacccccacctgcaCCAGTACGAAGTCAGCAGCTCCCTGGGCTACACCAGCACTCGAG ACGTCCTGGAGAACATGATGGAGCCACCACAGCGGGATTCCAGCGCACCGGGCCGGTTCCACGTGGGCAGCGCAGAGTCCATGCTGCACGTCCGCCCCGGGGGGTACACGCCCCAGCGGGCACTGATTAACCCCTTTGCACCCTCGCGGATGCCCATGAAGCTCACGTCCAACAGGAGGCGCTGGATGCACACTTTCCCTGTGG GACCGTCCGGAGAGGCCATTCAGATCCATCACCAGACCCGACAGAACATGGCAGAGCTGCAGGGCAGTGGACAGAGGGACCTGACCCACTCCTCCGCGGAGCTGCTGGAGCTGGCATACCACGAGGCCGCCGGCAG GCACAGCACTTCCCGCCAGCCTGGTGACAGCACGTCCTTCTTGAGCTTCGCTGGGACGGAGGAGCTCTCGGTCAGCCTGCTCAGCGGCAGTGGTGCAG GTGTGAATCCTCGGACCCAGAATAAGGATTCTCCGGAGGACAGTGTGTCTACCTCTCCAGACCCAA GGCCTACAGAACGACTACACGGAGGGCTGCTACGATCTCCTCCCAGAGGCTGA